CAATTCTCTATTTTTCCAACCTCATTTTCCACTTTCCCCTTGTTCACTCCAGTCTAGCCACAGTCTCTTAAACCCCCAAGcctgttcctgcctcaggacctttgcacttgctgtccagTCATGCAGTTTCTtcctccagttccttccccagctagctccatcttctcctccaggtctcagctggactgtcacctcctcagagaggccctccccAATGACCACCCTGCCAAAGCAGACCCGCTTTTCCCATGTGGTTCCATGCTATTTGATTTTCTTCACAAATCACCATCTGAATGTCCatgtgcatttatttctgtttattgtctctctccccaGGAGGTCAACTCCACCAGGGTAAGTCCTTGTCTGTTTGTTCATCGCTGTGCCCCAGTGTCCAGGCCAGAGCCTGGTACACACCAGGTGCAGTAAACATCACGCAGTCACGGATGGGGATCAGCCAACATAATCTGCTGCATGAGGACGATTCCTCATCAAATCGTGGCTCTCCTCCAAGTGTTTGGAGCAGATGCCAACATTAATTCACTGCTCAGGTGACAAAGCCCCCCATCCTGGGTCCAGGGCTGGGGGGAGCTGGGAAcgggggtaggggtggggccGCACGCTCCGGctccttccccactcctccagccAATCAGGAAGCACGAGGCAGCCGAGGGTAAGTAGACTCTTGCTGCtttgttataaatatattatgtacatCCAAAACCTGACATTAAAATATTACTCCGTGTTACAGAAAAGATATTAAGGCTTTCTATTATTTACATTAAACAAGCAagcacctttaaaaaaaactaaaacaaaaaagcccCATTCTTCCTTCTCTGGCATACCCCTGGCCAGAGGGGACACTGTGTCCCCCTTTCAAAGGACAAGACCCTGGGAAGACATCCTCCTGACTAGAAACATCAGCTCTGACAGACGGGGGCGGGTGGGGGCGGGGTTCCAGACCTGGGCAGGAAATTCTGGCCTTTCCTGGCCGGCTGCCCTCGACTCTTGCTGCGCTTTGCCAACCTTGGGTGGGCAGGCGAGGCTGAAGGTGGTGGTCGGGGCTGTCACCCATCCAGGCCTTTGGGGTCAGTTTGCAGAGCCACGGCAGGGCCATGCTCCAGGGACACTGAGGTGCGCCTGGGAGCTCCCAGACCACTGCAGGCAGACAAGGAGGGACGATAAGACAACTCGGTGGTCCCAAGGCCAGCCGTGCTGCAGGGCTGCCCAGCGGGGCAGGGGGCCACAGGGGTGCAGGGAGCGGTGGAGCCCCCCCACCGAGGGAGGCTGGCAGGGTGGGGCTCCTTTTCTGCAGAGTCAGGCTTGGCAGACCGAGCAGCTCGGGTGGCCGGGAGGGGccgaggaaagaaaatgaaaaagaggaaatgaaaaatcaGTGGCTCAAGTATTCTCTGTGACtaggggtgggctgggggtgcCCGGGCCCAGCCCAGGAGGCATCCTCTCCACCTGGAGGGGCCGGCGAGAGGAGGCTGGAATTTGGCAGATGGCTTCGGTctgggggtgctggggagggTTGGCAACAAGGTGGCAGGCTCGGACGAGCTATTTGATCTTCTGCGCCCACTTCATGTCATCCGCCCGAGGCTTCTCGCCCGTCAGGCCCTGGATGAGGTCCTCCAGGCGTCGCCAGAAGCCTATCTTCTCCAGAGGGTAGTTGAGCCAGCCTGTGGTGGAAACAGAGCACAGGGCGGTGGGTTGAATGGGAGAGCAGCAGGCGAGGGGGTGGAGAGCTGCCCTGCCTGGGACACGAGTGACGTGACGGGGGAGTGAGTCTGCAGAGGGCAGGGGACAAAGAGTGACGGCGGCATCTGGGGATGGGGGCCTCCCACCAGGGGCTTAGTGAGGGGCGGCTCAGACATGCCTTCATCCCCTCACTCATTCCTTTCTTACTGAGCGctcactacatgccaggcacgGTGGCAGCTTTTCTTATCCCttggctcaaatgccacctcttccaggaagccttccctgaccaccactTCAGCAGCACTCCAGGCCTGTCACATCACCCTCTTTTATTTCCTGATAGCCTTTATGATAACCTGTAACCATTCTCTTTCATTCACCAATTCCCTGTTTTGTGTGGGTTTTTCTCTCCAGCCTCCAACTAGAATGTTAGCTCCTAACAGCACAACCCCATGTTCTTTCACTGTTGATCCCAGCGCCtagaatggtgtctggcacatagtaggtgatcacGAAATACTGCTGACAGTCCTATTTACCTTGTATTACAGCCTCCCACTGAACCACcaggtagatactgttattagTCCCATTTTCCACACGAGAAGACTGAGGCTTGTGGGGGGTGTCCCGATTACTATGCGGCCAAACCAAGACTGATCCCAGGCCTGCTGAGCAGTCAACTGATCTCTGAAACAGCCTCAACTCAAACCCTCCATCTGCCCTCAGAGTGTGATTTCAGGACgggccaaaaatattttttgtggctCTCAAGTTGTATCtccagaaagacaaaaagaacaaaataaaaacaaaacaaacacaacaaaaaccaaaatacaaGTAGCTGCAGCTCAcggagtacctactatgtgccaagcactttgcaCCTGCCATCTTGCCATGCAcaccccagccctggggaggtggtTTCTGGAGGTGGCTGCAGCCCCATTTGGTGGATGAAAAAATGACATCCAGGGAGGCTGTGAGTCTCAAGACACATATGGAGGAGCCGACAAGTGAAGCTGAGCTGGCCTGACTAGACAGCACCCCCGATATACTTGACCTTGAAAGACCCCCTCAGGCCCCAGAAAACTGCCTGCCTCCCCTCACCTCTTTGGCACTGGCCCTTTACTCCCAAGGGCATGTGGGTCTCCTGacatgttcctgcctcagggcctttttatttgctgtttcctttgcctggaccATCTGTCCCTGTTTATCTGCAGGGCCCCGCCCACACTGCTTCAGCTTTCTGAAGCCCTTGTGTGAAcagcttccctcccctgccccggcGGCCGTGACTCTCTGCCCTTCCCCCTGCTTTGTCTCCTCACAGCACCCTCAGGGCTGGCGGCCTCTCTCATCCCTGCCATCACTCTCCCCTCACgccctccactccagccacaagAGCCTCTGTGCTGTTCCTCAAACAAATCAGGCATGCATGTTGCTGCCGCAGGGCCTTTGTACCTActgttcctgctgcctggagGGCTCCTCCTCCAGGTCGGCATCACTctttctgttcaaatgtcacctgctCAGCGAAGGCCCCCAGTTCCTTCTCCCGCCCCCTGCTTTATCTTCCTCCACAGCAGTTAGCACCATCAGATgtaggacttatttatttattgtctggaATGTCCCCTACTAAAGGTGAATGCCAcgaaggcagggatttttgcctgttttgttcagtGTTGTGTCCTAAgcccagagcagtgcctggcacatagtaggtcctcagtaaatatttgctggagGGATGGGATGGTCCatgaggtggtggtggggtgtctgtcttgtttactgctgtgtcctcagcacctagaatagtgcccagcacatagtaggtgctcaataaatgtgtgctcTGTGAGAATGTTCTGGCAGGGCAAGGACTGCATGACCTCCCATGTGACCTCTGCCCTCCTGACCCTGAAGACAGATCTGCAGCCGGAGCAGGGGCGGTTCATTCCACGCCACCCTACAGCCGCACCTGTAGTGATGCAGAAGTAGGTCTCATGGGGCGAGACGTGGTGGATGCGATGGTGTTTACGTGGCAAGATGACATGCCAGTCCTGCAGGAAGGTGACCCAGTGTGGCAGCCCGAAGTACGTGTGTGACCACTTGTGGATCTGGTTGGTGAAGGTGATGAGGATGACGAGGCAGAAGACGAAGCACTCCCAGGGGTACAGCTGCTCCAGGGTTTCTGCAGGGGTACAGGGTGGGTGCCCACAGGGCCCACACGGTGTCACATAGGCTGGGGCCACCATCAGCCTGGCCCTCAGCACTTGCCGGGCAGCTCCCATCCCAGGACAGCACCAgggccccctcccacctcccacagggCCTCAGCCAGCTCAGactcccctctgggcctcagcctcccctTCTGCAGTGGGCAGACAGCGGAGCAAGCACAAGCAATCATTAAGAACGTGGGCTCCGGAGTCGGCAGagctgggttcagatccccgcTCTGACGTTTCTTGGCTGTTTGTGGTTGGGTCGGTGATTCTGCCTCTCTgagtcttaatttcctcatcaataaaatgggaataagtcTTGGTCGAGGCtccctggaagcagagcctgagacaaggattcacaTGCACGTGATTTATCTGGGCCTGGGGGGGAATCCTCTCTTCTGGAAAAGCatgagggagtgagggaagcaggacagggcaggagaCGAGCTGAGCAAAGATGGCGGGGCAGAGTCTCGTCTCAGCGGGATCCTGGGGGGCGCTATGGAGCATCAATGGCTCCACAGAGTTGGTCCCAAGCAGAGACGAGGGGGCTGGCCTTTCGTAGGCTTCTCCTGTCACTGGCTTCAGGCTTATCCCAAGGGGAGAGGCGGGTCCTGTCCTGGCCACTCTCAGAAGGGGCGGCTGGGAGCCGTTAGCAGCCACCACtctcagcagctgggggctggcgcAGCCCCTGGGGAAGAGGATGTGCTGGGGTACCAGAGCACCCACTGTACCGCCCAAACTCACATACGCACCCGGGTGTCGAGTTGTTGGAGAAATCCTTGGCACGGAGGAAGCACTCATCCACCCACCTTCCCACCACGTgacagatgaggtaactgaggctcagagcaatgAAGGGACTTGCTTTGGGACAAATTCCCTCTCCAAAAGAGGCAGGACAGAGATCTGAACTCCGGACTGTCTGAGGTCACGGCCTATGCTCTTCCCACTAAGCCAAGGCAGCAAAACCAGAAGCCCTCAGGGTCAGGCAGGTAAGACAAATGAGCAAGGCGGGCTGGGTGTAGGACAGCAGGGAgtagtggggactgtggcaaataGGAGAGCATGTGTCCTGTCTAAAGAAGGTGGCCACAGCTCATCTCCAGCTCAGGGAAGCCAAGTGGGAACAAAGCCCCAGGGTGGCCAGATCAGATTGttcgggagaagctggaaacacagaTCTTTATGTCAGATGTCCCCCTTTTATATGAAGGCAACTAACTAAGAATTTTTATAACACTGTGAGGGGTCAAACACACACACGAGCCACAGGAGGCTCCTGGAGGGGGTGTGCACGTCTGTCCCTGTGGCCCCTGGAGCCCACCACCAGCTGGCGTGCTCACCGGGGCTCTGGGTGTGGAACTTGTAGGCCATGTTCAGCAGCGGCAACAGTGTCACCAGGCAGTTGTCCCCGTTGGTCTCGATGAAGTCGTGCCGTGTGATCGCCGTGGGGTCGATGTGATGCTCCCGGAATGGGCGGAtgaaggcctggggtgggggtggggatccATGCGACCAGTCAGCCCGTGCTGGTCAGCCACTCTCCATGACCCTCTGCACACGCTCGACTGGGCTCACCTCCTTGCCTTCGGGATGCCAGAACTTTCCACCATGCCACTGATACAGATGCCACCCAGCCTTCAGGGCCTAGGTCTAGCAGCTCCGGCAGAAGATGGGTCAAAATGCCCTGGTGGGGACCTCGGCCTGGTACTgcccctctttgggcctcagtctccctacTGGGCTGTGAGGGGACTTGGAGACCATCCCCGCCCTTCTTCCCCACCCTAACACAGTTGAACAGATGCCTCACAGTGACAGGCAGGACCCTGTTTCTTCCCAGCATCCAAGCCCCTCCTGCTGGTACCAGCCCCCCCTCTTCTCTTAGTACAAGCTGTTCTGATGGGGCTGACCCCCCACAGCTCCACCTAAGAGTGAGCACGTGACCCCGGCCTGGCCAATCACAGCATCCCATCCCTCCCGCCCCAGTGACGGGCTGagggatgggcatgtgacccaagctgGACCAATGGGAGTGAGCCATGGGACTGGCCGTGACTGCCGGAGGGGAGAGCTCTCTGCCCACTGGGGGCTGAGCTGAGAGGATGGAAGCCAGGCAGCCACAGCCCTCCCGGCCGCCTCGTTGGCGGAAGCCTACACCGGAGAGAGGCCTGCAGGCGACGGCAGAGCCGGCCGTGGAGAGACTGCGTCCAGAGAATACGGTCTGTCCTGCCGGACCTGGCCCCGTCTTAATTTGGCTCTACTGAAATTTCCAGTACAGAATTAGTACTTTTGTTTGTTAAGCCAGTTTGTAATGGATTTTGTGTAACGAACAACCAAAAAAGTCTGACTGGTATAAGATAAGgttcaattaaaacaaacaaataggcaGTGAGGTGCGGCAGGGCAGGCAAAGAGAACCAGACGTGGCCCCACATTCACGGGGTCCTGGGGAGGCAGACACAGCGCAGAGCTCTCTGACTGTCCTATGCTTGATGCTTCTGCTTCCAGAAAATCCCGGGGGATTCCTGTGCTAGTCTCGGAGGAGGGGCACGGGGTGGGGCTGGAAGGATGGTTCCCATCTTTTAGATGGGGaatcagaggcccagagaggacaggggactggcccaaggtcagAGAGCCTGACCTCCTTCTGGAGGAGCCAGGCTGGGCTGCGGGTCTGGTCCACATACACACCTTCCCCACGATGGGCAGCTCCACGGAGCCCCAGGTGTCGGCTCCCCAGTGCACCAGGCCAGACAAGAAGTCAGCGATGAGGGCTCCTGCAACTGTGGACAAGGGCAGGGTGAGCCGGGGTGGGGGGACACACAGAGGGACGGCCACCCACCTCCCCGCCCCAAATCAGGAGTCACGCACGCACTCACCCGCTCACCTGCCCGTTCACTCACTCGTTAGGGGAGAGGGTCCCTTCTCTATTTGCATGTTTCTGCCCTGTGACTGGAGCCCCGGTGTGACACCCCTGGCCTCCATCTGTCCCCTCACGTGCTCTGCCTCAGGGGAGCCGCAGGGACTCACCTGCTTGGTGAGTCTAGAGAGAATAAACTGGATGCTGGGATCAGCCCACCCTTCCCCTATCAGGTGCTGACTGTCCCGTGTCCCTGAGCCCCAGTTGCCCCACATGGGGAAGCCTGCTCTGCTCCAGCACGGCCGGTGACTAGAGGGAAACCTCCTTTCAGGGTGGGTGTCAGAGCATCTTTTGTGCAGACAGAAGCCATGCCCTCCCCAACCTGGCTTTTATCAACAATAAACACGATAATTTGGCCTCCAGTAGCcttttccttatctttgttcTCAGTTTGTTCAGAACTGGGTGGTGTCCCCTCCGAGACCCCAACACCACTCACTCACTTGAGGGCTCAGGATAATACAGAGGTTAAAAGCTGTCAGGCCTGGACTCAAATTCCAGCTgtcactcactggctgtgtgacactgggcatgttacttaacctctctgtgccctagTTTCCTCTAGATAGATGGgaatgatgatttaaaaaacatagtGGCTACCATTCCTGAGCACTTTCTCAGTGCCAGACGCCAGTGCTTTACATGCTCGATCTCAGAGGCGTCCCACAATCTGTTGGAAATTggtaccattttaatttttattctcactttatagatgaagaaacaggcttgGAGAACAGAAGCCACCAGACTGAGGTGACATAGACGgcaaggggcagggctgggctcttAACCTGTCTTGAGATCCAAATCGAACACAGCAGGATGCTGCCACGCTTGTACActtggggagactgaggcagagtgGCCAGCAACCTGCCAGAGGTACCACACCCGAGCCATCCCCTGTCAGTCCCCTCGCACACCCTTACACGCCTCTGGGTCTTTGCACTGTTGCTCCCTCTGCCCGGAACATTCTTTCCCAAAGGTGACACAGCTCACTCCTTACTTCCTTCAGGCCTTTGCTCAAAGTCCTCTGGGGACCCCTGATCTAAAACTGTGGCCACTCCCGTCTTCCAGTGCGTCCATCTCCTGTCTTTCCTTTCCCGGAGCACCTGTCACCCTGGACTTCCTTTTTGTTTGTCTATTGTGTCCCCACGAGAATGTCAGCCCCACCAAGGCAGGGAGTTCCGTCTTCTGTTGATGGCCGAATCCGGTTCCTGGCCCTCACTGGGGTTCAGTAGATATCTGATGAATTCATCACGTGCAGCACCACGGCCGGTGCTCAGCACACGGAGCCCTCAGGACACATTATTCTTGCTGTTACTCAGTCATTTAGTCGATCAAGCAACATTCTgcgaggacctactgtgtgccaagctctAGAGCCAGAGATGCACAGACACTGAGCTCACTATCTCCAGGGGCAGAGAtccaggggtggaggtgggggggagTGGTTCCGAGTGGTGAGTGCCGGCTGGGTCATGTGACTTCAGGCCgaccctttccttccctccccagactCGGTTTCCTGGTGTGAATTTGATGTCCGAGGCCCAGCTGGGCCATTTAAGGTTCTCTCAGTTCCGCTAGGGCCTCAGCTGCTTGTGACAGGGTGACAGGGGACCAGGGCTCGAGAGCAAGGGGGCAGGGGGAGCGTGCGGGTCATGCAGACGTGCAGTTCGATGGCCGGGCCTGCAGTGAGGGCAGCTGTGACCAGAGACTCTCCAGAGGCCTCGCATGTCCCGCCCCACGGATGCCAAACGTGGGAGGGACGGGGGGCTGGGAGGCACAGCTATATGCAGGCACCTGCGAGCTCCTGTGACAGGGGCTGGCGGGCAGGTGGGCACGTGCATGTGGAAGCCCAAGGACAGGCTGTAGGGTGACAAGGCACaggtggctgggctggggagaggctgggctCCTCGGTGACGATGCTGGGAGGGTGGCccaggctgagggctgggggagaCTGGGGAGACAGAGGCCAAGGGCTgacctgccccccacccctccctgcagaCCCCGGGCGCCCGCTCCTCCTCAGCTTCCAGCTCAGGGCAACCAGCACCCAAACACCCTGGCTAGAGCTGTCCTCCCAGGCAGGTGCTCTCGGTCACATCTCCCTGCTTTTCTCTGTCACACTTGTCACCACCTGGGATGGCCTCATCGATTGTCCCCACTTCTTGGATGAGGGCGGGGCTCAGAGAACCGGATCACCTGCCCCCCAGACCCATGGCATGGAAGTGACAGCCGTAGGTAGGGAAGAGGAGGGTCACCCTGCCTCCCAGACCAGCACCCTTTCACGCCCTAAACGGCACCTCGGTAGGTCCAGGGGCATTAACAGAGCTCCTGCTGCATACCACAGGATGCTGTGCACACACTGTCTAGCAGGAGGGACGAGAGGCCACATGGCCAAGGGCTAAGGTGGACCTAGACCAAAAGTCGGGGGCCTCATCTCTTGCTACCAtattgctgtgtgaccctgggcaagccccttgccctctctgggcctcagcaccTTCACTTGCATAGTGAGGGGTCAGCTGAGGTGCCTCCTGAGGCCCTGTCCTGATAGCTGTAACCAATGCCGTGCCTAAACACTGCCTTCACGAGAAGGCAGCCCCCCAGCAGGCACCCTAATGCCCCTTAATCTcctacccgcccccccc
The Equus przewalskii isolate Varuska chromosome 21, EquPr2, whole genome shotgun sequence DNA segment above includes these coding regions:
- the PEDS1 gene encoding plasmanylethanolamine desaturase 1, whose product is MAGAEDGPGQQPELDEDEAAYGRRWGAQHAGARELAALYSPGKRFQEWCCVVLCFSLIAHNLVHLLLLARWEHTPLIMLGVVAGALIADFLSGLVHWGADTWGSVELPIVGKAFIRPFREHHIDPTAITRHDFIETNGDNCLVTLLPLLNMAYKFHTQSPETLEQLYPWECFVFCLVILITFTNQIHKWSHTYFGLPHWVTFLQDWHVILPRKHHRIHHVSPHETYFCITTGWLNYPLEKIGFWRRLEDLIQGLTGEKPRADDMKWAQKIK